One window of the Candidatus Hydrogenedentota bacterium genome contains the following:
- a CDS encoding cytochrome c3 family protein yields MHIFVPIRQSRRIFQGLAVAACLCVSFQAAAIEDEECYFCHGEQDFAGTNADGSPRPLHVEQEVFSKSAHGAGGCTLCHDDIKEVPHPEKLKPVDCAGCHDAEAKIYAESLHGHALAQGDPLAPACTDCHGKHDILGAGNPVSRINPIHIPDTCGSCHAEDAPVAKSRQIDQHDILQHYGESIHGKGLREKGLTVTAVCTSCHTAHHVLPHTDPQSSIARENVVSTCRQCHALIEQVHRKVINGELWEKEPDKVPVCVDCHQPHEARRIYYDEGVSDKDCMACHAQAVQGSARQIPAVNPDEIAHSTHKTVRCAQCHTGATVSHLRPCDTIQGAVDCSICHEDQVQQHRKGIHGQLLAAGDADAPECLDCHNGHGTQSKNDPASPTFPKNVPDLCGRCHREGEAAAKRMHSTQREILNNYSSSIHGKGLLESGLIVTATCTSCHTAHMPLPSSNPASSVHPEHIADTCGTCHEGIEKTFLGSVHSPRVTQTGDPLPVCSTCHTAHTINRTDTEQFKQNILNTCGKCHEEIAKTYFDTYHGKVSKLGTAAAAKCYDCHGAHDILPITNPDSRVSRDNIVETCGKCHPGSHRRFAGYLTHATHHDPNKYPWLFFTFWGMTALLIGTFAFFGLHTLAWLPHSFREMRLKRRRPEDGRMVLRFEPVIRQMHFVLILTFFGLALTGMALKFSYMPWAQTLSQILGGFRSMGTIHRFCAVVMIITFLVHLAVIYDRKRTGGATWRSLLFGEDSLVPNLRDLREMIQTFKWFLRMGPRPEYGKWTYWEKFDYFAVFWGIAIIGSTGMILWFPEWFTHVLPGWFVNVATIIHSDEALLAVGFIFTIHFFNTHFRPEKFPMDMAMFTGRTPIEELKRERPGYYRELEESGELEKRIVPEASKELRVSGAVFGTLALVIGFSLVLFILWSMIFGYR; encoded by the coding sequence ATGCACATATTCGTTCCGATAAGGCAATCGCGCCGGATTTTTCAGGGGCTGGCCGTGGCGGCGTGTCTCTGCGTGTCGTTTCAAGCGGCGGCGATCGAGGACGAAGAATGCTATTTCTGCCACGGCGAGCAGGACTTTGCCGGAACGAACGCCGACGGCAGCCCTCGCCCGCTTCATGTCGAACAGGAGGTGTTTTCCAAATCGGCGCATGGGGCGGGCGGATGCACGCTGTGCCACGACGACATCAAGGAAGTGCCGCATCCGGAAAAACTCAAGCCCGTTGATTGCGCCGGCTGCCACGACGCCGAGGCGAAAATATACGCCGAAAGCCTGCACGGCCATGCGCTGGCGCAGGGCGATCCCCTTGCGCCGGCCTGTACGGATTGCCACGGAAAGCACGACATTCTCGGCGCCGGGAATCCCGTATCGCGCATCAATCCGATTCATATTCCGGACACGTGCGGTTCATGTCATGCTGAAGACGCCCCGGTCGCCAAGAGCCGCCAGATCGATCAGCACGACATCCTTCAGCATTACGGGGAAAGCATACACGGCAAGGGCCTTCGGGAAAAGGGGCTGACCGTGACGGCCGTCTGCACCAGCTGCCATACCGCGCACCATGTCCTGCCGCACACGGATCCGCAGTCGAGCATCGCCCGGGAGAACGTCGTGAGCACCTGCCGTCAATGCCATGCGCTGATCGAGCAGGTCCACCGCAAGGTGATCAACGGCGAACTGTGGGAAAAGGAACCCGACAAGGTGCCGGTCTGCGTGGACTGCCACCAGCCGCACGAGGCGCGCAGGATCTACTACGACGAGGGCGTGAGCGACAAGGACTGCATGGCCTGCCATGCGCAAGCCGTGCAGGGATCGGCGCGCCAAATTCCCGCCGTCAACCCGGATGAAATTGCACACTCGACCCATAAAACGGTGCGCTGCGCGCAATGCCATACCGGCGCGACGGTCTCGCACCTGCGGCCCTGCGACACGATTCAGGGCGCGGTGGACTGTTCGATATGCCATGAGGATCAGGTCCAGCAACACCGCAAGGGCATTCACGGGCAGTTGCTGGCCGCGGGCGACGCCGATGCGCCCGAATGCCTTGACTGCCACAACGGCCACGGCACGCAATCGAAAAACGATCCCGCGTCGCCGACCTTCCCGAAGAACGTGCCGGACCTCTGCGGACGCTGCCACCGGGAAGGCGAGGCCGCTGCGAAGCGCATGCACAGCACGCAACGGGAAATTCTGAACAATTACTCGTCGAGCATCCACGGCAAGGGCCTGCTCGAAAGCGGCTTGATCGTCACCGCGACCTGCACGAGTTGCCACACGGCCCACATGCCGCTGCCGTCGAGCAATCCCGCGTCGTCCGTCCATCCGGAACACATCGCCGATACCTGCGGCACGTGCCACGAAGGCATCGAAAAAACGTTTCTTGGGAGCGTCCACAGCCCGCGGGTGACGCAAACCGGCGATCCGCTGCCGGTTTGCAGCACCTGCCATACCGCGCACACCATCAACCGGACCGACACGGAGCAGTTCAAGCAGAACATTCTCAACACCTGCGGCAAGTGCCACGAGGAAATCGCCAAGACCTATTTCGACACCTACCACGGCAAGGTGTCGAAACTGGGCACGGCAGCCGCCGCCAAATGCTACGACTGCCACGGCGCGCACGACATTCTTCCGATCACGAATCCGGATTCGCGCGTGAGCCGCGACAACATCGTCGAAACGTGCGGTAAGTGCCACCCCGGGTCCCACCGCCGCTTCGCCGGTTACCTGACCCATGCGACGCACCACGATCCGAACAAATACCCGTGGCTGTTTTTCACGTTCTGGGGCATGACGGCGCTGTTGATAGGGACATTCGCGTTCTTCGGCCTTCACACGTTGGCATGGCTGCCGCATTCGTTCCGGGAAATGCGGCTGAAGCGCCGCCGGCCTGAAGACGGCCGCATGGTCCTGCGTTTCGAGCCGGTGATCCGGCAGATGCACTTCGTGTTGATCCTGACCTTCTTCGGGCTGGCGCTGACCGGCATGGCGCTCAAGTTTTCGTACATGCCGTGGGCGCAGACGCTTTCGCAGATCCTCGGCGGATTCCGATCGATGGGCACCATCCACCGGTTCTGCGCGGTCGTCATGATTATCACCTTCCTTGTGCATCTGGCCGTGATTTACGACCGCAAGCGCACGGGCGGCGCCACGTGGCGGAGCCTGCTGTTCGGCGAGGATTCGCTCGTGCCGAACCTGCGCGACCTGCGCGAAATGATCCAGACGTTCAAGTGGTTCCTGCGGATGGGGCCGAGGCCCGAATACGGCAAATGGACCTATTGGGAGAAATTCGACTATTTCGCGGTGTTCTGGGGCATCGCCATCATCGGTTCGACGGGCATGATTCTTTGGTTTCCCGAATGGTTCACCCATGTTCTGCCGGGCTGGTTCGTGAACGTGGCCACGATCATCCACAGCGACGAGGCCCTGCTCGCCGTCGGGTTCATTTTCACGATCCACTTCTTCAACACGCATTTCCGGCCCGAGAAGTTCCCCATGGACATGGCGATGTTCACGGGCCGCACGCCCATCGAGGAACTCAAGCGCGAAAGGCCCGGCTATTACCGGGAACTCGAGGAGAGCGGCGAACTCGAGAAGCGAATCGTCCCCGAAGCCAGCAAGGAACTGCGCGTTTCCGGAGCGGTCTTTGGCACGCTGGCGCTGGTGATCGGTTTTTCGCTGGTATTGTTCATCTTATGGTCCATGATCTTTGGATATCGGTAA
- a CDS encoding cytochrome c3 family protein: MVRTIRKPWALALALSVLAGACLTLSGPPAAKSDRGLKFPHKKHADEGMACADCHEMQEGSPVIPQHDFCSTCHDFDLEKPTPEACGFCHTNPENKVAPLPKRLGGDLKFNHVRHVEAKVECASCHADPDKTPYPSGNLMTFCMDCHAKKSAELNDCKVCHEQLDKSVRPTMHGKERIAHDAPLIWKRTHGAEYRKDSAFCEMCHDKEESCEACHRKNPPDDHTVSWRRKSHGMRAQWDRDKCAVCHEEEFCVKCHRSTTPSSHRGGWGEPLNRHCATCHFPPQESGCLVCHESVSHDTAPRSPHATGRYPSNCRMCHPVVPGRAPHTINTTMTCDACH; encoded by the coding sequence ATGGTTCGAACAATTCGAAAACCGTGGGCATTGGCGCTGGCGCTGAGCGTGCTGGCGGGGGCGTGTTTGACCTTGTCCGGTCCGCCGGCCGCGAAAAGCGACCGCGGCCTCAAGTTCCCCCACAAGAAACACGCCGACGAAGGCATGGCGTGCGCCGACTGCCACGAAATGCAGGAAGGATCGCCCGTCATTCCGCAGCACGATTTCTGTTCGACCTGCCACGATTTCGATCTGGAAAAGCCCACGCCGGAAGCTTGCGGTTTCTGTCATACGAATCCGGAGAACAAGGTGGCTCCGTTGCCCAAACGCTTGGGCGGCGATCTCAAATTCAACCACGTCCGGCACGTCGAGGCCAAGGTCGAGTGCGCATCCTGCCACGCCGATCCGGACAAGACGCCGTATCCTTCCGGAAACTTGATGACGTTCTGCATGGATTGCCACGCGAAAAAGAGCGCCGAACTGAACGACTGCAAGGTATGCCACGAGCAGTTGGACAAGAGCGTCCGCCCGACGATGCACGGCAAGGAGCGCATCGCACACGACGCGCCGCTCATCTGGAAGCGCACACACGGCGCGGAATATCGCAAGGACAGCGCATTTTGCGAGATGTGCCACGACAAGGAAGAATCGTGCGAAGCGTGCCACCGGAAAAATCCGCCGGACGATCACACGGTTTCTTGGCGGCGCAAGAGCCACGGCATGAGGGCCCAATGGGATCGCGACAAGTGCGCCGTCTGCCACGAGGAGGAGTTCTGCGTGAAATGCCACCGTTCGACCACGCCGTCAAGCCATCGGGGCGGCTGGGGCGAACCCCTGAACCGGCATTGCGCGACATGCCATTTCCCGCCGCAGGAAAGCGGTTGTCTGGTGTGCCATGAATCCGTGTCGCACGATACGGCGCCCCGGTCGCCGCACGCGACCGGCCGCTATCCCTCGAACTGCCGGATGTGCCATCCGGTCGTTCCAGGCCGCGCCCCGCACACGATCAATACGACCATGACCTGCGACGCCTGTCATTGA
- a CDS encoding multiheme c-type cytochrome gives MTVWRRIPLTAISGALLLFAAVGTIGPSGCELTGGNYLGTEVCLSCHDGRVAGDKTGFRMSTHYMIGCESCHGPGLQHVRNGRPGNRYIETPPNTFDGINAACLRCHWQEATDYAQGAHAESRTVTCLHCHDIHAFGETRLSFKNNRLCLECHRTGGFDSVEAIETHTWHSVDPTGSGTSRCTTCHMPPMRRKSQSTGTHRHTLFPVQPITSNEAADAGAQPVPPNSCSGIIGCHDGPNIYIPHFSVDDPWDNLFLQAIYEYRYPQAGGL, from the coding sequence ATGACAGTGTGGCGGCGTATACCATTAACAGCCATTTCGGGCGCGTTGCTCCTTTTCGCGGCCGTCGGCACGATCGGACCGTCCGGGTGTGAATTGACGGGCGGCAACTATCTGGGCACCGAGGTGTGCCTGTCGTGCCACGACGGGCGCGTCGCGGGTGACAAGACCGGTTTTCGCATGAGCACGCATTACATGATTGGCTGCGAGTCGTGCCATGGGCCGGGTCTGCAACATGTGCGCAACGGCCGCCCGGGGAATCGTTACATCGAAACGCCGCCCAATACGTTCGACGGCATCAATGCCGCCTGCCTGCGTTGCCATTGGCAGGAAGCCACGGACTATGCCCAGGGCGCCCATGCGGAATCCCGGACCGTGACCTGCCTCCACTGCCACGATATCCACGCCTTCGGCGAGACGCGGCTTTCCTTCAAGAACAACCGTCTTTGCCTGGAATGCCACCGGACGGGCGGATTCGATTCCGTCGAGGCGATCGAAACCCATACCTGGCATTCGGTGGATCCGACCGGCAGCGGCACGAGCCGGTGCACCACCTGCCACATGCCCCCGATGCGCCGCAAGAGCCAATCCACCGGAACACACCGGCACACGCTGTTCCCGGTGCAGCCCATCACGTCGAACGAGGCGGCCGACGCCGGCGCACAGCCCGTGCCGCCCAATTCCTGCTCGGGCATCATCGGATGCCACGACGGCCCCAATATTTATATTCCGCATTTCAGCGTGGACGATCCGTGGGACAATTTATTCCTCCAGGCAATTTACGAATATCGCTACCCGCAAGCGGGCGGCTTGTAA
- a CDS encoding HAMP domain-containing sensor histidine kinase produces MPLASTMKSQAQKGFASTAAPVAPGRAPGWSSRKDGTPSARTLLVHDQMLGERLYLYSLARFLVVAGVVAGGLFAVHVVGVEDLDIARLMGVAFALFVYNTAVFVMVRPYRDHERLAAGQYVLTSIVHGTILLDFFFLTIALWLVGGARSPFLAFYLFHVIIASVLLSRMAAFAHTAVGYLFLACLVVGEWAGLIPLYSPEGAVSGAGQPLDGRYVLTVLCVYGLLFALSAISLTSLVQMLRVGEAKLIAAKQESDRLSAMRRDFLQMVLHDVKSPAVAISQHLYNLEAKLSGRLPEQEAHSLERCQIRMKGMLDFLRDLQMLALLESDSIHKQAQPVDLVALLQSVAAENQDLAQLREQTLTLEPLPPLPMVNGIDRLLREAVFNLISNAAKYTPRGGRIVIRAGVDSGRVRIEVEDNGVGISQDEQAHLFEEFSSIRHKKESETDLVASSGLGLSLVRRIAEVHGGTVGVQSERNQGSVFWIELPIVTC; encoded by the coding sequence ATGCCGTTGGCCAGCACGATGAAAAGCCAGGCGCAGAAGGGATTCGCGTCCACGGCCGCGCCGGTGGCGCCGGGCCGGGCCCCGGGTTGGAGTTCACGCAAGGACGGGACCCCCTCGGCTCGGACGCTGCTCGTACATGATCAGATGTTGGGCGAACGGCTGTATCTGTACAGTCTGGCGCGATTTCTGGTGGTGGCGGGGGTCGTGGCAGGCGGCTTGTTCGCCGTGCATGTCGTGGGCGTGGAAGATTTGGATATCGCCCGGCTGATGGGCGTAGCCTTTGCCCTGTTCGTTTACAACACCGCCGTCTTTGTGATGGTGCGCCCGTACCGGGATCATGAACGGCTGGCCGCGGGGCAATACGTCCTGACCAGCATCGTCCACGGCACCATCTTGCTGGACTTCTTTTTCTTGACGATCGCGTTGTGGCTCGTGGGCGGCGCGCGCTCGCCTTTCCTTGCGTTCTATCTGTTTCATGTCATCATTGCGAGCGTGCTGTTGTCGCGCATGGCGGCCTTTGCCCATACGGCGGTTGGTTATCTGTTTCTGGCGTGTCTGGTCGTCGGCGAATGGGCGGGCTTGATACCCCTCTATTCCCCGGAGGGCGCGGTAAGCGGCGCGGGCCAGCCGCTCGACGGGCGCTATGTCCTGACCGTCTTGTGCGTGTACGGCTTGCTGTTTGCGCTGTCCGCGATATCGCTGACGAGTCTCGTCCAGATGTTGCGGGTCGGCGAGGCCAAATTGATCGCCGCCAAGCAAGAGTCGGACCGATTGTCGGCCATGCGGCGCGATTTTCTGCAAATGGTCCTGCACGACGTGAAATCGCCCGCGGTGGCCATTTCACAGCACCTGTACAATCTCGAAGCGAAACTGTCCGGACGGCTTCCCGAACAGGAAGCCCATAGCCTCGAACGATGCCAGATCCGGATGAAGGGCATGCTGGATTTCCTGCGCGATTTGCAGATGCTGGCGCTTTTGGAATCCGACTCGATTCACAAGCAGGCGCAGCCGGTGGATTTGGTTGCCTTGTTGCAGTCCGTGGCCGCCGAAAACCAGGATTTGGCGCAACTGCGCGAGCAGACGCTGACGTTGGAGCCGCTGCCGCCGTTGCCCATGGTAAACGGCATTGACCGGCTATTGCGCGAGGCGGTGTTCAACCTTATCAGCAACGCCGCAAAATACACGCCGCGCGGCGGGCGTATCGTCATTCGGGCCGGGGTGGATTCCGGCCGGGTGCGGATCGAGGTCGAGGACAACGGCGTCGGTATTTCGCAAGACGAGCAGGCGCATCTCTTCGAGGAATTCAGTTCGATTCGCCACAAGAAGGAGAGCGAGACGGATTTGGTGGCCAGCAGCGGGTTGGGCCTCTCCTTGGTGCGGCGGATCGCCGAAGTTCACGGGGGGACGGTCGGCGTTCAAAGCGAACGGAATCAGGGCAGCGTTTTTTGGATTGAATTGCCGATTGTTACATGCTAG